From a region of the Tachypleus tridentatus isolate NWPU-2018 chromosome 1, ASM421037v1, whole genome shotgun sequence genome:
- the LOC143224893 gene encoding histone chaperone asf1-like: protein MAKVHVCNVVVLDNPSLFYNPFQFEITFECIEDLKEDLEWKIIYVGSAESEDYDQVLDTVFVGPVPEGRHMFVFQADPPDPAKIPIQDAVGVTVVLLTCSYRRKEFIRVGYYVNNEYGDPELRENPPSVPQFNKLQRNILATSPRVTRFKIDWNDNVVEEMNGVGDKIIIENNHIQQYEDSIGTLKPTVSFDSNQGMEVT from the exons ATGGCAAAAGTTCATGTGTGTAATGTTGTTGTGTTAGATAATCCATCGTTATTTTATAATCCATTCCAGTTTGAAATTACATTTGAGTGTATTGAAGATTTAAAAGAGG atttggagtggaaaataatttatgttggTTCAGCTGAGAGTGAAGATTATGACCAAGTTCTTGACACAGTTTTTGTAGGTCCTGTGCCAGAAGGAAGACACATGTTTGTATTTCAG GCTGATCCACCTGACCCAGCTAAGATTCCTATTCAAGATGCTGTAGGTGTTACTGTGGTTCTTTTAACTTGTTCTTATCGAAGAAAGGAGTTCATCCGTGTTGGTTACTATGTGAACAATGAATATGGTGATCCTGAACTTCGAGAAAATCCTCCATCTGTACCACAGTTTAACAAG TTGCAGCGTAATATCTTAGCTACAAGTCCCCGTGTAACTAGATTTAAAATTGATTGGAATGATAATGTTGTGGAAGAGATGAATGGAGTaggtgataaaattattattgaaaataaccaTATTCAGCAGTATGAAGACAGCATAGGAACTCTAAAACCaactgtttcttttgatagcaACCAAGGCATGGAAGTAACGTAG